The proteins below are encoded in one region of Paenarthrobacter ilicis:
- a CDS encoding TetR/AcrR family transcriptional regulator — protein sequence MVVSFDRGQLLIPSVPDTLGIVNIPHEISSPLKPAGEDAAIDGRTARWNSHRQERRGELIKAARKAVHRLGSESSMEDIASAAGTSKSVFYRYFGDKAGLQQAMGEVVLGQMQRRLQEAAQLAQTPREGLFAMVSAYLQMAESSPNVYAFITRLTPGEASAQDAIAASGALGNFFSQITGMLATPMREHLAPENQAVLVYWPTAAIGLVRNAGEMWLGSPESADKPDQATMAARITDWLCLGIAPELKTTT from the coding sequence ATGGTGGTCTCCTTCGATCGTGGCCAGTTACTGATACCCAGCGTACCTGATACGCTGGGTATCGTGAACATCCCCCACGAGATATCCAGTCCCCTGAAGCCGGCCGGCGAGGATGCGGCAATAGACGGCCGCACGGCGCGCTGGAATTCACACCGCCAGGAGCGGCGTGGAGAACTCATCAAGGCGGCCCGCAAGGCAGTCCACCGGCTGGGCAGCGAGTCTTCCATGGAGGACATCGCCAGTGCCGCTGGAACCTCCAAGTCAGTGTTCTACCGCTACTTCGGAGACAAAGCGGGCCTCCAGCAAGCCATGGGAGAAGTGGTACTGGGGCAAATGCAACGGCGCCTCCAGGAAGCTGCGCAATTGGCGCAGACTCCCCGGGAAGGACTGTTTGCCATGGTCTCCGCGTACCTTCAAATGGCCGAGTCCAGCCCCAACGTCTATGCCTTCATCACCAGGCTGACTCCCGGAGAAGCGTCAGCGCAGGACGCCATTGCGGCCTCGGGCGCCCTGGGAAACTTCTTTTCGCAGATCACCGGCATGCTGGCAACGCCCATGCGGGAACATCTGGCCCCGGAAAACCAGGCCGTACTGGTCTACTGGCCAACGGCTGCGATCGGGCTGGTCCGGAATGCCGGGGAAATGTGGCTTGGCAGTCCGGAGAGCGCTGACAAGCCGGACCAGGCCACCATGGCCGCAAGGATCACCGACTGGCTTTGCCTGGGCATAGCCCCGGAACTCAAGACCACCACCTGA
- a CDS encoding acetyl-CoA C-acetyltransferase, which translates to MAAADATQGAPREQATTTPLRAAVVVGGNRIPFARSGGAYAKSSNQDMLTASLDGLVARFGLQDERIGEVAAGAVLKHSRDFNLTREAVLGSALSPETPAYDLQQACATGLETVLGLANKIKLGQIDSGIAGGVDSASDAPIAVSEGLREILLDLNRAKTPVQKIKVLSRLRPKDLAPDAPSTGEPRTGLSMGEHQALTTAEWKIAREAQDELAFHSHRNLAAAYERGFFDDLITPYRGLSKDSNLRADTSLEKLSALKPVFGKNLGAEATMTAGNSTPLTDGASTVLLASKDWADSHGLPALATVVDGEAAAVDFVHGKDGLLMAPVFAVPRLLARHGLTFEDIDYFEIHEAFAGTVLSTLAAWEDEQFGRTRLGLDGALGKVDRAKLNVNGSSLAAGHPFAATGGRIVASLAKMLHEKGTVDGRPARGLISVCAAGGQGVVAILEAA; encoded by the coding sequence ATGGCTGCAGCAGATGCCACCCAGGGCGCACCCCGGGAACAAGCCACCACCACGCCGCTGCGGGCCGCAGTGGTTGTAGGCGGCAACCGTATTCCCTTCGCCAGGTCCGGGGGCGCGTATGCGAAGTCCTCCAACCAGGACATGCTCACGGCCTCCTTGGACGGCTTGGTTGCACGGTTCGGCCTTCAGGATGAACGCATTGGAGAAGTCGCCGCCGGCGCCGTCCTGAAGCACTCAAGGGACTTCAACCTCACCCGTGAAGCAGTACTGGGATCCGCGTTGTCTCCCGAAACCCCTGCCTACGATCTCCAACAGGCGTGCGCCACCGGCCTTGAAACGGTCCTGGGCCTGGCCAACAAGATCAAGTTGGGCCAGATTGACTCCGGAATTGCCGGCGGCGTGGACTCAGCTTCCGATGCCCCGATCGCCGTCAGCGAGGGGCTCCGCGAGATCCTGCTGGACCTCAATCGCGCGAAGACGCCCGTGCAGAAGATCAAAGTTCTCAGCCGCCTCCGGCCCAAGGATCTTGCGCCGGATGCTCCTTCCACCGGGGAACCCCGGACGGGACTCTCCATGGGCGAACACCAGGCGCTGACCACGGCTGAATGGAAAATCGCCCGTGAGGCCCAGGACGAGCTGGCTTTCCACAGCCACCGGAATCTGGCGGCTGCATATGAGCGGGGCTTCTTTGATGACCTGATCACGCCCTACCGGGGGCTTTCCAAGGACTCCAACCTCCGCGCCGATACCTCGCTGGAAAAGCTGTCCGCCCTGAAACCTGTGTTCGGCAAGAACCTGGGAGCAGAGGCAACCATGACCGCCGGCAACTCCACACCGTTGACGGACGGTGCCTCCACGGTCCTGCTGGCCAGCAAGGACTGGGCAGACTCCCACGGCCTGCCCGCCCTGGCTACGGTTGTGGACGGCGAGGCGGCCGCCGTCGACTTCGTCCATGGAAAGGACGGCCTGCTGATGGCTCCCGTCTTCGCCGTGCCGCGGTTGCTTGCCCGCCACGGCCTGACCTTCGAGGACATTGACTACTTTGAAATCCATGAGGCTTTCGCCGGGACCGTGCTGAGCACGTTGGCAGCATGGGAGGACGAACAATTCGGCCGTACCAGGCTGGGACTCGACGGTGCCTTGGGCAAGGTGGACCGGGCCAAGCTGAACGTCAACGGATCGTCCTTGGCTGCGGGCCATCCTTTCGCTGCCACGGGTGGCAGGATTGTGGCCTCCCTTGCGAAAATGCTGCATGAGAAGGGCACCGTTGACGGCCGCCCTGCCCGCGGCCTGATCTCCGTGTGCGCAGCAGGCGGCCAAGGCGTCGTTGCCATTCTGGAAGCGGCCTGA
- a CDS encoding 3-oxoacyl-ACP reductase, protein MTDTYTQLVNRGLGKSVARKLGLPQPVELRRYQPGAPLVTGPVLVAGDGPGADDLATTMVGWGLDIRRHALPKEKLGAIIMVLEAVQHPGDLGKTVLPVAASLRDLATNGRVITVSRTPQSAATPAVAAARQGIDGMVRSLGKELRAGATANGILLAEDLATTSPSVLGALQFLLSGRSAYVDGQFLTVGTTSGHLPADAGKPLAGKVAVVTGAARGIGAAIARTLYRDGATVVAVDIPAAGDHLAAVANEIRGTALQLDISRDDAGHRIIDHAVERHGRLDIVVHNAGITRDRLLANMDESRWQTVINVNIAAQLRINEALLASEHFKDSPRIVSVASTSGIAGNRGQTNYGASKGGVMGMVRATAPLLAACGGTINAVAPGFIETEMTAKMPVAIREAARRLNSLKQGGQPQDVAEAIAFLASDAAGGISGGVLRVCGQQLVGA, encoded by the coding sequence GTGACTGATACCTATACACAACTCGTCAACCGCGGGCTTGGCAAGAGCGTTGCCAGGAAACTGGGCTTGCCGCAACCAGTGGAGCTCCGCCGGTACCAGCCGGGAGCGCCCCTGGTGACCGGGCCTGTCCTGGTGGCAGGCGATGGGCCGGGCGCTGATGACCTGGCCACCACCATGGTGGGCTGGGGCCTGGACATCAGGCGCCACGCCTTGCCGAAGGAAAAACTGGGAGCCATCATCATGGTCCTCGAGGCCGTCCAGCACCCCGGCGACCTCGGCAAAACCGTCTTGCCGGTGGCCGCCTCGCTTCGCGACCTGGCCACCAACGGCCGCGTCATCACTGTTTCGCGGACCCCGCAGTCGGCGGCCACTCCGGCTGTCGCTGCAGCCCGGCAGGGGATTGATGGCATGGTTCGCTCGCTCGGAAAGGAACTGCGGGCGGGAGCGACTGCCAACGGCATCCTCCTGGCCGAAGACCTCGCTACCACCAGCCCGTCCGTTCTTGGAGCTTTGCAGTTCCTGCTGTCCGGGCGCTCGGCGTATGTGGACGGTCAGTTCCTGACGGTCGGCACCACCTCCGGTCATCTGCCCGCCGACGCCGGTAAACCCCTGGCAGGCAAGGTGGCTGTGGTGACGGGGGCAGCACGCGGAATCGGTGCCGCAATTGCGCGGACCCTGTATCGGGACGGCGCCACCGTGGTTGCCGTGGACATCCCTGCAGCAGGCGATCATCTGGCAGCGGTGGCCAACGAGATCCGGGGTACAGCCCTCCAACTGGACATCAGCAGGGACGACGCCGGCCACCGCATCATCGACCACGCGGTGGAACGCCACGGCCGCCTGGACATCGTGGTGCACAACGCAGGCATCACCCGCGACAGGCTCCTGGCCAACATGGACGAATCGCGGTGGCAGACCGTGATCAACGTCAACATCGCGGCCCAGCTCAGAATCAATGAAGCCCTGTTGGCGTCGGAACACTTCAAGGATTCGCCGCGTATCGTGTCGGTTGCCTCCACCAGTGGCATCGCCGGCAACAGGGGCCAAACCAACTACGGGGCCTCCAAGGGCGGCGTCATGGGCATGGTCAGGGCCACGGCGCCACTCCTGGCCGCTTGTGGCGGAACCATCAACGCAGTTGCCCCCGGATTCATTGAGACCGAGATGACTGCCAAAATGCCGGTGGCCATCCGTGAAGCAGCCCGCAGGCTGAACTCCCTCAAGCAGGGGGGCCAACCACAGGATGTTGCCGAAGCCATCGCCTTCCTTGCCAGCGATGCTGCCGGGGGAATTTCCGGCGGTGTACTGCGCGTTTGTGGCCAGCAGTTGGTGGGGGCATGA
- a CDS encoding MaoC/PaaZ C-terminal domain-containing protein produces the protein MTVPEPLLLGELPSLPKLYVNAAAAAARRRVLGNSNGSRKLPSFSHEVKGIRADVENLTAFQHLVGETASDVLPAGYVHALAFPVSMSVMSRDDFPLPLLGMIHLRNTVDQLVPIQFPETLDIRSWAENLSAHRAGTQVDILAEVRSSSSGELLWRGVSTYLAKGVFLPGIDKAGAVTGAPADFRPPNPTALWQLGLDTGRSYATVSGDFNPIHLSVLSAKALGLRGSIAHGMYLASRALADVGSAKSGPFTWTVAFEAPVFLPARVALDIATTQTASGTWERSDYVAWNPRSGRRHFTGSVTALAA, from the coding sequence ATGACCGTCCCCGAGCCCCTGCTGCTGGGGGAGTTGCCGTCCCTGCCCAAGCTGTACGTCAATGCCGCCGCAGCCGCCGCCCGTCGTCGGGTTTTGGGCAACTCGAACGGCAGCCGGAAGCTGCCGTCCTTCAGCCACGAGGTGAAGGGCATTCGTGCGGATGTCGAAAACCTCACGGCTTTCCAGCACTTGGTGGGGGAGACAGCAAGTGACGTGCTTCCCGCAGGCTATGTGCACGCCTTGGCCTTTCCCGTGTCCATGAGCGTCATGAGCCGGGACGATTTCCCCCTTCCCCTCCTGGGAATGATCCACCTGAGGAACACGGTGGATCAACTGGTGCCCATCCAGTTCCCGGAAACCCTGGACATCAGATCCTGGGCAGAGAACCTGTCAGCGCACAGAGCCGGAACGCAGGTGGACATTCTGGCTGAGGTGCGTTCCAGCAGCAGCGGTGAGTTGCTCTGGCGCGGCGTGTCAACGTACCTGGCGAAGGGCGTGTTCCTGCCGGGCATCGACAAGGCGGGTGCCGTGACCGGTGCGCCGGCGGATTTCAGGCCGCCCAATCCCACTGCCCTGTGGCAATTGGGCCTGGACACCGGCAGGAGCTACGCCACCGTGTCGGGGGACTTCAACCCGATCCACCTGAGCGTGCTTTCCGCAAAGGCCCTGGGCCTGCGGGGGTCCATTGCCCACGGCATGTACTTGGCGTCACGGGCCCTGGCGGACGTAGGGTCGGCGAAAAGCGGCCCCTTCACGTGGACCGTGGCTTTTGAGGCGCCCGTCTTTCTTCCGGCCCGGGTCGCTTTGGACATCGCCACCACACAGACAGCGTCCGGGACCTGGGAACGGTCAGACTACGTGGCGTGGAACCCACGCAGTGGACGGCGGCACTTTACGGGAAGCGTGACTGCGCTGGCCGCCTGA
- a CDS encoding M20/M25/M40 family metallo-hydrolase → MSVIRPEDEVVRICQELIRIDSSNFGDDTGPGERAAAEYTAGLITEVGLEAEIFESAPGRANVVTRMAGEDPSADALVVHGHLDVVPALKDQWSVDPFSGELKDGLIWGRGAVDMKDMDAMILSVMRDFARTGRKPKRDIIFAFFADEEAGGTYGARYAVEHRRELFDGATEAISEVGGFSATIGGQRTYLLQTAEKGLSWLRLVAHGRAGHGSQINTDNAITRLAAAVTRIGEYNWPVELTPTTRQFLDGVTELTGVEFDPDNPDILLKELGTVARFVGATLQNTSNPTLLRSGYKHNVIPESAEAFVDCRTLPGQQELVFQTIKELAGDGIDISYVNKDVSLEVPFAGNLVDSMIDALHSEDPGAKVLPYTLSGGTDNKSLSKIGITGYGFAPLMLPDELDFTGMFHGVDERVPAESLQFGARVLNTLLTNY, encoded by the coding sequence ATGTCTGTCATCCGCCCCGAAGACGAAGTCGTACGGATCTGCCAGGAACTGATCCGCATTGACTCCTCAAACTTCGGTGACGATACCGGCCCGGGTGAGCGCGCTGCCGCCGAGTACACGGCCGGGCTGATCACGGAGGTGGGGTTGGAGGCCGAAATCTTCGAGTCCGCCCCGGGCCGCGCCAACGTGGTGACACGAATGGCCGGTGAGGACCCATCAGCTGACGCCCTGGTGGTCCACGGCCATCTTGACGTTGTTCCTGCCCTCAAGGATCAATGGAGCGTTGACCCGTTCAGTGGGGAACTCAAGGACGGACTGATTTGGGGCCGCGGAGCCGTGGACATGAAGGACATGGACGCCATGATCCTCTCCGTCATGCGCGACTTCGCACGGACCGGACGCAAGCCCAAACGCGACATCATTTTCGCTTTCTTCGCTGACGAAGAAGCAGGAGGCACTTACGGCGCCCGGTATGCAGTGGAGCATCGCCGAGAGCTCTTTGACGGCGCAACGGAGGCCATTTCCGAAGTGGGCGGCTTCTCCGCCACCATCGGCGGCCAACGCACCTACCTGCTGCAGACGGCAGAAAAGGGGCTGTCCTGGTTGCGGCTCGTTGCCCACGGCAGGGCCGGCCACGGCTCGCAGATCAACACGGACAACGCCATCACCCGGCTCGCTGCTGCTGTCACCCGGATCGGGGAGTACAACTGGCCGGTTGAACTGACTCCCACAACCCGCCAGTTCCTGGACGGCGTGACGGAACTGACCGGCGTCGAATTCGACCCCGACAATCCGGATATCCTCCTCAAGGAACTGGGCACAGTTGCGCGCTTCGTGGGCGCCACCCTGCAAAACACCTCCAACCCCACCTTGCTGCGATCCGGCTACAAGCACAACGTCATTCCCGAGTCTGCCGAAGCCTTTGTTGACTGCCGCACCCTGCCCGGGCAGCAGGAACTGGTGTTCCAGACCATCAAGGAGCTCGCCGGCGATGGAATCGACATCAGTTACGTCAACAAGGACGTCTCCTTGGAAGTTCCGTTCGCGGGCAACCTGGTGGACTCCATGATCGATGCCCTCCACTCCGAGGATCCCGGCGCCAAGGTCCTGCCCTACACGCTTTCCGGAGGCACGGACAACAAGTCACTGAGCAAGATCGGCATCACCGGATACGGTTTTGCACCCTTGATGCTGCCGGATGAGCTCGACTTCACGGGCATGTTCCACGGCGTTGACGAGCGGGTTCCGGCGGAGTCCCTCCAGTTCGGCGCTCGGGTGCTCAACACCCTCCTGACCAACTACTAG
- a CDS encoding acyl-CoA dehydrogenase family protein encodes MAPEEILPDELLERLRGRAAGYDQNNQFFHEDLEELAAVGYLKVFVPESDGGAGLGLEAVAALQQRLATAAPATALAVNMHLVWTGVARVMAARGDDSLDFVLSEAGKGEIFAFGISEAGNDSMLFDSGTVAEPLEDGAYSFTGRKIFTSLSKGWTRLGTFGKDAGARDGAGELVFGFVHREDPGHETLSDWDTLGMRASASNTTLLHGAVVPAERIFRKLPVGPNRDLLIFAIFACFETLLAAVYTGVAQRAFWLGVDNVKRRVSAKYGGRSLAQDPDIRWKVADAALAMDGIQPQIASVARDVDALVDHGAQWFPKLVGIKSRATENARYVVDLSIRVTGGSSYFRGSEMERLYRDVLAGIFHPSNDESAHNTVASAWLGPLEPQPDAGKA; translated from the coding sequence ATGGCACCCGAAGAAATACTGCCCGACGAACTGCTCGAACGGCTCCGTGGGCGGGCAGCGGGCTATGACCAGAACAATCAGTTCTTCCATGAGGACCTGGAGGAGCTGGCTGCTGTCGGTTACCTCAAGGTCTTCGTGCCGGAGTCCGACGGCGGTGCTGGGCTGGGGCTCGAAGCGGTAGCGGCGCTGCAGCAGCGCCTGGCGACGGCTGCGCCGGCCACCGCGTTGGCGGTGAACATGCACTTGGTGTGGACCGGCGTCGCGCGTGTCATGGCGGCGCGGGGCGACGACTCCCTGGACTTTGTCCTCAGCGAGGCCGGCAAGGGGGAAATCTTTGCCTTCGGCATATCGGAAGCCGGCAACGACTCCATGTTGTTTGACTCCGGCACCGTGGCCGAGCCCTTGGAGGATGGCGCCTACAGCTTCACCGGCCGCAAAATTTTCACCAGCCTCTCCAAAGGGTGGACCCGCCTGGGCACCTTCGGGAAAGATGCCGGTGCCCGGGACGGTGCGGGGGAGTTGGTGTTCGGTTTCGTTCATCGCGAGGACCCGGGCCATGAAACCCTCAGCGACTGGGACACCCTGGGCATGCGGGCCAGTGCTTCCAACACCACCTTGCTCCACGGTGCAGTGGTGCCGGCGGAGCGCATCTTCCGGAAACTTCCGGTGGGCCCCAACAGGGACCTGTTGATCTTCGCTATTTTCGCCTGCTTCGAGACCCTGCTTGCTGCAGTCTATACAGGAGTGGCCCAGCGCGCCTTCTGGCTGGGAGTGGACAACGTCAAACGGCGGGTGTCCGCCAAGTACGGGGGACGGAGCCTGGCGCAGGACCCGGATATCCGGTGGAAGGTAGCCGACGCTGCCCTTGCCATGGACGGGATCCAGCCGCAGATCGCCAGCGTGGCCCGGGACGTGGATGCCCTGGTGGATCATGGGGCGCAGTGGTTCCCCAAGTTGGTGGGCATCAAATCCAGGGCAACGGAGAACGCCCGCTACGTAGTGGACTTGTCCATCCGGGTCACCGGTGGCTCGAGTTACTTCAGGGGTTCGGAAATGGAGCGCTTGTACCGTGACGTCCTGGCAGGGATTTTCCATCCTTCCAATGACGAATCCGCGCACAACACCGTAGCCAGTGCTTGGCTGGGCCCCTTGGAGCCCCAGCCCGACGCCGGAAAGGCCTAG
- a CDS encoding DUF5703 family protein — MREQFPGSSVERQRDYARQYEYLVLTVGPDDSLPDARRRLAEHSEYGKWELERSVLYLGGGRRFWLRRKVYSVQRTV; from the coding sequence ATGAGAGAACAATTTCCGGGCAGCTCCGTGGAGCGCCAACGAGATTACGCCCGTCAGTACGAGTACCTCGTACTGACGGTTGGACCTGACGACTCACTGCCCGACGCCAGGCGAAGGCTTGCCGAGCACTCCGAATACGGGAAGTGGGAACTCGAACGCAGCGTGCTGTACTTGGGCGGCGGCCGGCGTTTCTGGCTCCGGCGCAAGGTCTACTCGGTGCAGCGGACCGTCTAG
- a CDS encoding sugar transferase, which translates to MVKVPVLHLGRATASKGARVPHGATPLPAVPAAIDVNPPLSPWIDKSAAAQRTEKAGLAARGPDITMDPAPSVTQASAAAVPSDLSATSSDKVRKPWTLVLTHSLRLADTVLVAAAVTAGMLLDTARNTSDAGPVVHPAIALLLGAAWMAALEIYRTRDPKVLGIGPEEYKRVLSATVRVFGFLALLAVIVRIEAFSTFVVVSLPVGLAALTASRWSFRRWLSREKSKGRCLSRALVVGEAQDVRYVIKQINKKSGAAYSIVGACLPGARRGTVISVDHLRVPVLSSIYGIARTVEQTGANAVIVAGPVPGGHRFIQELGWRLEENAAELVLAATLTNVAGPRIHWRPVEGLPLMHVDIPHYSGGKHTLKRLMDMAVAATALALLAPLLLALAVIVRSDSPGPVLFRQERIGRRGTTFTMLKFRSMVVDAESHLENLAQQNEGAGVLFKIRGDPRVTRCGRWMRKYSLDELPQFWNVLRGEMSLVGPRPPLSREVNAYEQHTHRRLLIKPGITGLWQINGRSDLPWDEAVRLDLYYVENWSIAGDLMIMWRTFRAMTRPAGAY; encoded by the coding sequence ATGGTAAAAGTTCCCGTCTTGCATTTGGGCAGGGCCACGGCATCCAAGGGTGCAAGGGTCCCCCATGGCGCTACGCCCCTCCCTGCTGTCCCTGCTGCCATCGACGTCAATCCGCCGTTGTCTCCCTGGATTGACAAGTCCGCTGCTGCACAGCGGACTGAAAAGGCGGGACTGGCGGCGCGGGGACCGGACATCACCATGGACCCCGCGCCGTCAGTCACCCAAGCCAGCGCTGCTGCCGTTCCCAGTGACCTTTCTGCCACCAGCAGTGACAAAGTCCGGAAACCATGGACGCTGGTATTGACCCACAGCCTTCGCCTGGCAGACACGGTGCTGGTGGCGGCTGCCGTCACGGCCGGAATGCTTCTGGACACCGCCCGCAACACCTCTGACGCAGGCCCCGTGGTGCATCCGGCCATCGCCCTGCTCTTGGGGGCTGCGTGGATGGCGGCCTTGGAGATCTACCGGACCCGCGATCCTAAAGTCCTGGGCATTGGGCCGGAGGAGTACAAGCGGGTCCTTTCCGCCACCGTCCGGGTTTTCGGCTTCCTGGCGTTGCTGGCCGTCATTGTCCGGATCGAGGCTTTCAGTACTTTCGTGGTGGTGTCGTTGCCGGTTGGCTTGGCGGCTTTGACGGCCAGCAGGTGGAGTTTCCGCCGGTGGTTGAGCCGGGAAAAATCCAAGGGCCGCTGTTTGTCCAGGGCCTTGGTGGTTGGTGAAGCCCAGGATGTCCGCTATGTCATCAAGCAGATCAACAAGAAGTCCGGAGCGGCCTACAGCATTGTGGGAGCCTGCCTTCCCGGCGCCCGGCGGGGGACCGTGATCTCCGTTGACCACCTTCGGGTACCTGTGCTGTCCTCCATCTACGGAATCGCCCGGACGGTGGAACAAACCGGCGCCAATGCGGTCATCGTGGCCGGCCCTGTGCCGGGCGGCCACCGGTTCATCCAGGAACTGGGGTGGCGGTTGGAGGAGAACGCCGCAGAACTGGTCCTGGCGGCAACCCTGACCAATGTTGCCGGTCCCAGGATTCATTGGCGGCCGGTGGAAGGCCTTCCGCTGATGCACGTGGACATTCCCCATTACTCAGGCGGCAAGCACACCTTGAAACGGCTCATGGACATGGCGGTGGCGGCGACGGCGCTGGCGCTGCTCGCGCCGCTGCTGCTTGCCTTGGCGGTCATTGTCCGCTCGGACAGCCCCGGCCCGGTCCTGTTCCGCCAGGAACGTATCGGCAGGCGTGGCACAACGTTCACCATGTTGAAGTTCCGGTCCATGGTGGTCGACGCCGAGTCCCACCTGGAAAACCTGGCCCAGCAGAATGAGGGCGCCGGGGTTCTCTTCAAGATCCGCGGCGATCCGCGGGTCACGCGGTGCGGCCGCTGGATGCGGAAGTACTCGCTGGACGAGCTTCCCCAGTTCTGGAACGTGCTCAGGGGTGAGATGAGCCTCGTTGGCCCCCGCCCTCCGCTGTCCCGCGAAGTCAACGCCTATGAACAGCACACCCACCGCAGGCTCCTCATCAAACCCGGAATCACCGGTTTGTGGCAGATCAATGGCCGCTCCGATCTCCCCTGGGATGAGGCCGTCCGGCTGGACCTCTATTACGTGGAGAACTGGTCGATTGCCGGGGACCTGATGATCATGTGGCGAACCTTCCGGGCCATGACACGCCCCGCAGGCGCCTACTAG
- a CDS encoding Gfo/Idh/MocA family protein, translating into MSIRTIPSGPLNGHVLKQKLQIAVVGAGYWGPNLARNLKASPDWELVAICDLDVERGMKLAEAVGNVPVVESLDELLDTYNLDAVAVATPAHTHHGVVMTALRAGKHVLVEKPLADSRAKGMEMVEEAKARGLVLMADHTYCFTPAVLKIQELVATGALGDILYVDSVRINLGLVQPDVNVFWDLAPHDLAILDFVLPGGLHPTEIAAHGADPLGTGRDCVGHLTFGLPNDAMVHIHVNWLSPTKIRQMIIGGSKRTLVWDDLNPQQRLSVYDRGVSLEHQPRSAADKRTTAISYRLGDTWSPALQEREPLGQVVAELAASIRNHSIPRTSGESGLRVLSVLEAVNQSLSSDGQSTVVAGNEVNLQVAR; encoded by the coding sequence ATGAGCATACGAACCATCCCGTCAGGACCCTTGAACGGCCATGTCCTGAAGCAAAAATTGCAAATAGCAGTGGTGGGCGCCGGATACTGGGGACCCAATCTGGCGAGGAACCTGAAAGCCAGCCCGGACTGGGAACTCGTGGCCATCTGCGACCTTGACGTTGAACGCGGCATGAAGCTCGCCGAAGCGGTGGGGAATGTCCCCGTGGTGGAATCCCTGGATGAACTGCTGGACACCTACAACCTGGACGCAGTAGCCGTGGCGACTCCGGCGCACACCCATCACGGCGTGGTGATGACAGCGCTGCGTGCCGGCAAGCATGTGTTGGTGGAGAAACCCCTGGCTGACAGCCGCGCCAAGGGCATGGAAATGGTGGAGGAAGCCAAGGCGCGTGGACTGGTCCTGATGGCTGACCACACCTATTGCTTTACGCCGGCTGTCCTCAAAATCCAGGAACTCGTGGCCACTGGCGCACTGGGGGACATCCTGTACGTGGATTCAGTCCGGATTAACCTGGGCCTGGTGCAACCGGATGTGAATGTTTTCTGGGATCTGGCACCGCACGATCTCGCCATCCTGGACTTCGTGCTTCCCGGCGGCCTGCACCCCACCGAAATAGCAGCCCATGGCGCGGACCCACTGGGGACCGGCAGGGACTGCGTTGGCCACCTGACCTTTGGACTGCCCAACGACGCGATGGTCCATATCCACGTCAACTGGCTCAGTCCCACCAAGATCCGGCAAATGATCATCGGTGGATCCAAACGCACCCTGGTGTGGGACGACCTCAATCCCCAACAGCGCCTCAGCGTCTACGATCGCGGGGTCAGCCTGGAACACCAGCCCCGCTCTGCAGCGGACAAACGTACCACCGCCATCTCCTACCGCCTGGGCGATACGTGGTCGCCTGCCCTTCAGGAACGTGAGCCGTTGGGACAGGTGGTGGCTGAACTGGCTGCCTCCATCCGCAACCACTCCATTCCCCGGACCAGCGGCGAATCGGGACTCCGTGTCCTGTCGGTCCTCGAAGCTGTCAACCAAAGCCTCAGCTCAGACGGACAATCCACAGTGGTGGCCGGCAACGAGGTCAATCTGCAGGTGGCACGGTGA